The following nucleotide sequence is from Diospyros lotus cultivar Yz01 chromosome 3, ASM1463336v1, whole genome shotgun sequence.
GTGAGTTTAAAGATTGTTAGTTTTTGGCATAGAAGAAATACAATTTTTGCAATCAATTTTTGGCTTTTagtctaatttttaaatatattttttatgaatttcgTTATTTGTAATGGAGATAAAAAAATCTaagcaaacatttttttttacttttggtttGCATCAGTagctttttttatttgaatcatttgtttagtttttgacttttagtttgagaagtaagtgatcttaaatgcatacaaaatcttttaatatgtttcaagatcaGACGGTGATGTAACGGGTGTTTCAAGATCAAACGGTGATGTAACGGGGTGATAGATGGTTGACGTTAAATAAAGTTCAATGAGTaagtagttacatttttaaagttcaataagtgtatgttaaattaatttttgtcacgTTAGATTCCGTTAgcatttttcatttgtaataGTTGACGGAATTATAATGAGTGATTGATGGTTAATGTTAAGTAAAGTTTAGTGAGTAAttggttataatttaaaaatttaatgagtaaataattataattttaaaatttaataaaattcaccGTGTTTATGGGGATAGGACAAAGGGACATGTCCCACCTCGTCCTCGTGCATGAGTTGTAcgctatattttgttttctctgCTCTCTCAATTCAATCCCTTTCACCCGTTACATACACCTCAagtatttaatacattttcagactaattaaatatttgtttgcttcatttttatttaacatattatttaactaaatttatAAGCCTTGAGTCACTATAACAAAATCTTAACTAACGAGCGAGTCCATATACACCCTTTAGGGGTTGAATGTGACTTCTCATTTGGTCTATATTCAAgtctaataatattatttatattttagtaaaaaatatatatattcatatttttattttgacatttttttagtAATTACGTAGTTTCAATAACTCGTATAAAATTTAAGGAATCATCGtcatatttaactaaaatttaaaaataaaaaaatcggTAAGATCATCACCAATAACTCATTCAAAATTTCTACAATAACTCTTAGGTGTAATTTGATGGAATGTTAAACTAGCCTTACAAATTTTAGCAACcctaattaaattctttttttctctttctttcttttgttaaagTAAATATATGCTCATATTAATTACATATTCTCTAGTTATAAATTATacacaaatttattaaaatgtatttttaaataataaattttccaTAACTAATCTGTTTTTGTAAAATAGCCATTGATTAAATGTCCTTTTCAGTAATTTAACATTTTAACCCAACTCAACTCGATCAAGTTATACaaagatttattaaaatatactttatatataatgataacatttatatatatattttaatttatacatatttatatataattataatttttatattcctttTAGTCATTTAACATTCTAACTCAactcaactttaattttttatcaaacaaaTTCACATCAAGTCACCACATTTAACTCATCTCATTTCAACCCAACTCACTTATCTCATTTTACTAAAGGGCCAATCATGAACTTGATAATTACAATTGGGTCAACTCAAATAATAGGTTCCTAAAAACATtgagataatgatatttttatgccaacaaaaaatatattttctttccatgctATGCTATGCTTCTTTAAGAGGTTGAAGTACAGTCACATTCACTCCTCTCCATGGGTACCACAAAAAGTTATGAAAGTATAAACATGATGAAGAAAGCAGCCAAGAATTCATTTCCCAAGAGAGATAATCTGTTGATTTATTTATCCTAGATACCAAATTCAATGGAAATATTAGTAGCAATAACAAagttattttttcccttttgcaACTAAAAGATTATGAATTTGActtgtaaatatatttattttttttcataaaatacaaGTAAGATAATAATGTGAAAAATAACTCTTCATTTGGAAATGGAGGGTTCCCGTGCACTAATAATGTCATCTGGCTTTTTTTGTTCAACTGAGTTGATCTAACAGTCTTAACACTATAGATGCCACAATGACTGAAACCATGCAAAAATCAAACTCTATACcaataaacataattttctatTGCTTATCCTGACAAATGGCATCATAGGCTGCACTTTCCTATAGGAGAATCTTTCTGATTAATACAACAAGGCATGGCACCAGCTCTATTCATATTTCTGATCTTCTACTTCTATCCTGAAAGAAATCTAACCAGAGGAAAACTCTTGCCATCCATGCCACTGCCAGAGTGACTTTTTATCCCAGAAAATTAATGCTTCAACCTGAACCCCATGAATCAACAAGGTCACTAAAAAGCCAATCCAACAGCATGTCTTCTTTCTGGCATCCTGGAACTTCATTCTCACTTATATCTCAGCCATCCGTGAACTGAACTCCATGAGCTCAACATAAAACAATTTATTCATAACAGGTCTTCGGTTCCAGTCAATTTTGCAAATTCACTTTCATCTATTGCTCCCTTCTTTAACTTTTTGAGCAAGCGATATTCCCGCGCCATTTCATCGTCATCTTCCATAGACTGGACAGCACGTCTCTGCTTTGCCGTCTTCTTCTTGGTGATAGTAGCTGCAGTGTTTGCCATTGCTTTGAGCTTCAGTGGTTTTCGATCTTCTTGTTTCATGGCTTTCTTTGCTTCCAAGTTCTTTTTTCTCTGTTTCTCCCGAGACTTATCCCTAGTTCCAAAAGAATGAAAACttgtttactttcatattttcaaaaacaagaaaaaaatttgtaaagaaaactcaaaacaacaaaaaatcatttcgactgttttcatcacaaacacgctcaaaatttccaaaatgtGGAAATTgctacagaaaaataaaaatgcattttcagcAATTttaaaacagacactcaaaacataaaactgaaaattaattcaaaactcaaaattgaaacatgAAAAGAACAACCCCTTAACAGTTCCCATTTTAAGCCGTCCTTAAGAATCAAGCAGTCGTTAGCTTCTATATATTCAAATCCaagaaagcaaaagaataaGACGCATGCTCACTTGTACTTAATTTCCTTCAAATTGACATCTTCAACTGGTACAAAGCCCTCAGTAGAAAGTGAGTGATGTTTCACCTCAGGCATAGAAGGCAGCTGCAGCAGACCATGACCCATTCCTAACTTCCCTATTTCAAGTTCCTTCCACCTGGAAACAATGGAACCCTTACTCAGAATACAAAGGACTGCAGGACATGCATTTCCAAGTGAAGCATGACAAAGATCAGCAATTGCCTGAAAATATAAGAGCAGTGATGCTCTTTATAAGCACGGATGTAAGAGACAAATGCTCTGAGTCCTTTTTCCATGACATCACGGTCCTTCTTTCCAGCAGATCGTATCTGAAACATAATTTGACCACTTACATCATATGACGATACTAACATGGGAAAACCTACTATTACATACTAATTGGTTTAAAAGAAAAGGTATTATCTGTAAGAAAGCTTCAATCTTTTGACTCTTCGTTCATTATTTGTAATTTGGAGAAGCATGTATATCTCAGGGTGAAAAGGGGAAAAATTCTAGGAGCTAATAACAGATTTATTGGCAAATGAATTGTATCACAACCTTGCCTGATACCGGGCAAGGCTGCAGTGATAAGATTCCGTGTGTGGAGTGTAAAAGGGAAATGACAGACAGTCTGACTATTCCAAGTGTTAATTACTGACTCATTGGCAAAATGATATCAAAAGTCATGTGAGGACCAGGTGCAATACTGGTCAGAATTTCATTCACCGAACAAGTTAATAGAACAAAGGAAAGGCATGAACATTGAAAAAAATCCATTAAcctagcaaaaaaataaaaaatccattcaaaaaggcaaaaagaaaatgaaaaagatgaCACTCACAAGAGGAACGATATCAGGAGCTTCATCAAAGCATTTTCTTTCTTCGAGTGGAACCCTTCTAATTCGCAGGAATTCTACATATGCTTCCTCCTATATTCAGAGGTTCAGAGCCCAAATTaataggaataagaaaaaaaataaacagaatCACAATAATAGTGACAGTCAGAGAAAAGAAGGGATTAACCAAGACAAGAGCGAAGATTTTATAACCTTAGGTAATAGAAAGACAATGGCACTCCCTTGCCGTCCCATCCGAGCGGTCCGACCAACTCTATGAATGAATACATTTGGGTCCTGGGGAGGGTCATACTGCATTGGcacagagagaaaaaaatttctcatttttcagGAATGATATTCTCATCACCCTCCATTTGTGATGTCATAAAactaaaagaacaaaaacaaaataaatcattCATTACTGTGGTTTATTTCTGTTCAGCCAACTGCATCTCATATATGGTAACTTGTTAGACAacagcttcttttttttttttttggggggggggggggggggggggtgatttGTGACTGCCCAGTAAATTCAACCAATATTTCACCCAAAAGTAGGTAACAGACTGCCATCAGAACTTTATCTATACTAAATTCTCAACTGAGccaatatcaaattaaatggCTCAAAAGTCATCAAAAAGGATGGTAACGAATTGGGgcattttataattactaaacTACCTGTATGATGCAATCAACGCCAGGAATGTCAAGTCCACGTGCTGCAACATCAGTACATAGAAGAATGCCACTGGAAAGAGAAGTAAATGAAGCTAACGCTTTGTCCCTTGCTGTCTAGTTGACAAAATATGTAAAAGAGATGGCTGTAGAATCAGTTGTGAAATTGTGAAATAATCACtaatctcacataaaaaattatacatatttacctGCTTCATCTTTCCATGAAGAGGTAATAAAGAGAAACCCTTCAGAGCAGGAAGCCGTGGAAGGACAATTCCCCAATAATCAACACAGGCACAAGTCATGAAATAGCTGCAGAAAGTATGTAAACAATTCAAGAAAACCCCAAATAATTATCATTTCATGTGCCAAGTCATGTTAGCAATCTTCCAGAAAACATCCATGTTCAACTcacattataattttcttagacTTGTTCTTTATGAGGAGATCAACAAGCTGTGATGGTTTCCTATCTGCTTCACATTGAAGATACTGCAAAATCAAACTGTTGTTGAAAAAACAGTTGCCGGTAGCTCAAACAAAAAGCCATTTGGTGAAAGCAACTTCAACTAACTGTTGATTTAAAGGACAGATTTATATAGGTAAATGGATAATAGCAGGATAATACCTCAAGGTGAAGACCATAAGGTGTTCTGGACGAGGGTAACTGTTGAGATGATGATAATTCATCGAGTGACTTTGTTTCTGCTCGAACTTCAACCCTCACAGGATTTCGCAATCCTGCCTTGGATAGCTCATCAACTGCCTCAGTCTGAGTGGCGGAAAAAAGACCAGTTCTTCGAAGCTTTGGCAAGTGAGATATAATGGAATTTATCTGCTTCTGGAATCCCATATCCAATAGCCTATCAGCCTCATCTAAAATCAAAATCTGTCCAGCCATGAACAGTAGtcataaattacaaatttttaccaAAGATGGCATCTAAAAATAAGAGCTGACTCAAGTTGGAAGTCCTGTCATACTACTGCAGATGAACAACTTGAAATCTTACAGAATATGAGGCGTTTATGCCATCATTGGTCAAATAaatctttaatttaatagaaAGATGTAAGCCAATTTTCTGTACAAAATGAGTGAGATAAGGTCCGCACCATTATTCGCAACatactaaaaaaattagtagTCTGTTAAGAATGAAATATAACATAGATGAAAGTAATTAAGAACATTAACTGGCAAAACAAATTAAGAGCATTCAATGAGATATTGATCGCACAGTTCATACCAACCTCAAGGTTTCTAAAATCCATAATATCCATACGTTCCATGATGTCATAAAGCCGTCCAGGTGTGCCAATCAACAAATTTGCACCTTCCTCCTCTATTTTCTTCATGTCTGCTTTTACTTCTGCTCCTCCGACAAGGAGCATGGACTTAACATTTGGCAATGTTGAAATGAAAGGTTGAGCAACATGGTATATTTGTGACGACAACTCCCTCGTAGGGGATATTATAATCCCCAACACCTGTTGATCAATAGTGACGGTGATCAAACAAATATCTGAGGTTAACAACACAAGATACTCACAATTAACACAAAATGAAACTGATTGTTCGAATAATGCAAGTAATCTTAGAACACGTAGAAGCACCATTAAAACTGATCACAATCATCCCACTTGGTGCTTTGTTTAGAACTAGTTAAGTGAGGTAAGAGCTTAATGAACATAAAGGGGCTCCCCACAAAATGCCTCAATCCAAAAGCATCATCAACAATCCTAAATTTATCTGACTTCAGGCAAAACGCAATAGGTAATAACCCGATATGAGCTTGTGTTTCATCAGAACCATCTGGATCACTTTCTAACATGTCTCCATTTCAACttatactattttattttgttttcaatagATGTTACCTCCCTATTCTAGACATATCTATTGAACTAGCTTTGCCGCGCATACACCTTCCGACGCTCATCGTGGCTACATTCTGCTTACTGTCATCTCACTTGATTGCCCAGAACTACATACATACCGCAACTGGTCTTAAATCACTTCAAAAACCTGCATCTACAATAACTCTAAGACCACATCAACACGAATCCCTCACTCATGGAATTACACATAGTTCAAATAAAAAGGAAGGCTAAAAGTGCATACGAATTACAATTCAATATTCAAATTGCAGTTCGAGCCAGAACAGCTACACACGCATATAGAAGGGAAGAGAAACCTGATGAGGCTTCGGCGCCGGGGAGGTGCGGCGGAGGACCTCGACGAGGGGAACGACGAAGGCTAGAGTTTTGCCGGAACCGGTGGCGGCGTCGACTGCGACATCCTTGAAGCTGCAGAGCAAAGGGATGGTGGCGGCCTGAACGGGGGTGCAGAACTCGAAACCGAACCGAGCAAGAGCGTCGAGAACTGGAGGACAGAGAGGCGGGTGGAGGTCGGAGAAGCGAGTGTTGGTTAGGGCTCCGTTGGGATTCGGAGGCTCCGTCGCCGCGGCCATGCCAGCTTGTGGACGTTTCACTGCACCGCCGTTCAGAATTCGCTTTTAGGGGTTTGTTTCGATACTATTAATGGCGGGCCGGCCTGGAAAGGCCCATATGCCCGGGGAAATTTAGGCCGACTCACTAGGCCCGTTACACCCtcctttaatttatattttttagtgcaGCCAAGGAAGAAAAGCACAGGCCCGGGTCGGGCAGCAGGGACGAGCTTTGACATCTGTAATCTTTGAGTTCATACTATTACTAATTCGGTCGAGTATAAAGTAATAATTTAAGTAATCGAGt
It contains:
- the LOC127798513 gene encoding DEAD-box ATP-dependent RNA helicase 18, whose product is MAAATEPPNPNGALTNTRFSDLHPPLCPPVLDALARFGFEFCTPVQAATIPLLCSFKDVAVDAATGSGKTLAFVVPLVEVLRRTSPAPKPHQVLGIIISPTRELSSQIYHVAQPFISTLPNVKSMLLVGGAEVKADMKKIEEEGANLLIGTPGRLYDIMERMDIMDFRNLEILILDEADRLLDMGFQKQINSIISHLPKLRRTGLFSATQTEAVDELSKAGLRNPVRVEVRAETKSLDELSSSQQLPSSRTPYGLHLEYLQCEADRKPSQLVDLLIKNKSKKIIIYFMTCACVDYWGIVLPRLPALKGFSLLPLHGKMKQTARDKALASFTSLSSGILLCTDVAARGLDIPGVDCIIQYDPPQDPNVFIHRVGRTARMGRQGSAIVFLLPKEEAYVEFLRIRRVPLEERKCFDEAPDIVPLIRSAGKKDRDVMEKGLRAFVSYIRAYKEHHCSYIFRWKELEIGKLGMGHGLLQLPSMPEVKHHSLSTEGFVPVEDVNLKEIKYKDKSREKQRKKNLEAKKAMKQEDRKPLKLKAMANTAATITKKKTAKQRRAVQSMEDDDEMAREYRLLKKLKKGAIDESEFAKLTGTEDLL